The proteins below come from a single Spirochaetia bacterium 38H-sp genomic window:
- a CDS encoding tetratricopeptide repeat protein yields the protein MINKHEKNELESLWNDSDYWKIIDKTEELLINDPLNTLYINFNAISYLAVAFSVPDNSTSQLYISKAVLRIRKFLFLENDANLRIYFYYLLGKAYFLKGDSYLDLSEKYLLYAYNKKYESADIEQYLGLLYSKKKKYQDSNLFLEKAYSKLPSDMIKLAISKNYFYMGDFNKALNSVDTVLTNNNKEAAIYWDALLLKGEILYENKEYDNAKKIFDILIANNKHNALAYYFVGEIAFASGNKIEARALWRKALKYDSDNHDIISRLKETDGGF from the coding sequence ATGATAAATAAACATGAAAAGAATGAACTTGAATCATTGTGGAATGATTCTGATTATTGGAAGATAATAGATAAAACAGAAGAATTGTTAATAAATGACCCATTAAATACCTTGTATATAAATTTTAATGCTATATCATATTTGGCAGTTGCTTTTTCCGTACCTGATAATTCTACTTCTCAACTTTATATTAGTAAAGCTGTTTTAAGAATTAGAAAATTTCTTTTCTTAGAAAATGATGCCAACTTGCGGATATATTTTTATTACCTCCTGGGGAAAGCTTATTTTCTAAAAGGAGATTCATATCTTGATCTTTCGGAAAAATATTTGCTTTATGCTTATAATAAAAAATATGAATCTGCTGACATAGAACAGTATCTTGGACTTCTATATTCAAAAAAGAAAAAGTATCAAGATTCTAATCTGTTTTTAGAGAAGGCCTATTCTAAGTTGCCTTCTGATATGATAAAGCTGGCAATATCAAAGAATTATTTTTATATGGGTGACTTTAACAAAGCTCTTAATAGTGTAGATACTGTTTTGACAAACAATAATAAAGAAGCTGCTATTTATTGGGATGCACTTCTACTAAAAGGAGAAATCCTTTATGAGAACAAAGAATATGATAATGCAAAGAAAATTTTTGATATTTTGATTGCTAATAATAAACATAATGCACTAGCTTATTATTTTGTGGGAGAAATAGCTTTTGCTTCAGGAAATAAAATAGAAGCTAGAGCCTTATGGCGTAAAGCTCTAAAGTATGATTCTGATAATCATGATATTATCAGTAGATTAAAAGAAACTGATGGGGGTTTTTAA
- a CDS encoding rod shape-determining protein, which translates to MSLKDFLKGLAPDIGIDLGTCNTLIYVRGKGIVVNEPSVVAVERGTKRLLAVGEEAKKMLWKTPEKIIAIRPLRDGVIADLETTEKMIRYFMSKVVSNSWLRKPRMVIGVPSCITEVEQKAVEASGEKTGAKSVKVIEESLAAAIGANIPIYEPAGHMICDIGGGTSEISVISLGGMVVTNAIRIGGDEFDESIIKHIRSVHNLIIGEQTAELLKKTIGNAVPDGKIEKMEIKGTDAITGLPRRLEIDSVEVREALQEPVTAIIEEIKKTLSETPPELAADIVERGIVLTGGGALLKGFDKLVSKETGVPVFVAENPLHCVAIGAGLYYEYEKEMEKSRFGTDRVY; encoded by the coding sequence ATGTCACTTAAAGATTTTTTGAAGGGATTGGCACCTGATATAGGTATTGATCTTGGTACATGCAATACTCTTATATATGTTAGAGGTAAGGGGATTGTTGTTAATGAACCGTCGGTTGTTGCAGTTGAGAGAGGCACAAAGAGGTTGTTGGCGGTTGGAGAAGAGGCAAAAAAAATGCTATGGAAAACTCCTGAGAAGATAATAGCAATAAGGCCTCTTAGAGATGGCGTTATTGCAGATCTGGAAACAACAGAGAAAATGATAAGATATTTTATGAGTAAAGTTGTTTCTAATAGTTGGTTAAGAAAACCGCGTATGGTTATAGGTGTACCATCTTGTATAACAGAGGTAGAACAAAAAGCTGTAGAGGCAAGTGGTGAAAAAACAGGTGCAAAATCGGTAAAAGTTATTGAAGAATCTTTAGCTGCTGCTATAGGTGCTAATATTCCTATCTATGAACCAGCCGGGCATATGATATGTGATATTGGCGGAGGTACTTCAGAAATATCAGTAATATCTCTTGGTGGAATGGTTGTCACAAATGCAATAAGAATAGGTGGTGATGAATTTGATGAATCTATTATTAAACATATTAGAAGCGTTCATAATCTGATTATAGGTGAACAAACCGCAGAACTTTTAAAGAAAACTATTGGCAATGCTGTTCCAGACGGGAAAATAGAAAAGATGGAAATCAAAGGAACGGATGCTATAACAGGACTACCTCGCAGGTTGGAAATAGATAGTGTTGAGGTTAGAGAAGCGTTACAAGAACCCGTAACAGCAATAATAGAAGAAATAAAGAAAACCTTGAGTGAAACCCCACCTGAACTTGCAGCAGATATAGTAGAAAGAGGTATTGTTTTAACAGGAGGAGGGGCTCTTCTAAAGGGCTTTGATAAATTGGTTTCAAAGGAAACAGGGGTGCCTGTTTTTGTTGCAGAAAATCCATTACACTGTGTAGCTATCGGTGCTGGATTATACTATGAATACGAGAAAGAAATGGAAAAAAGCAGATTTGGTACAGATAGAGTTTATTAA
- the mreC gene encoding rod shape-determining protein MreC has translation MIEKVNNMQEKIINYEEKITKYNVILEENKRLKNNLGILQSIEFSVEYASVISNDLLSADISFLIDKGERNNIHKNNPVIVVIKGKPVILGKVMEVYDDTARVMTIFNKQFYIPAKIMGSNNIGLINGMGSNHNYLSMSYIPYAYKNDIKIGDIVVSSSLSLIFPEGLKIGVVKEIVANDYDSSLKLYIEPYATIGQIEDVFIITKSVKKDEREE, from the coding sequence TTGATTGAAAAAGTAAATAATATGCAAGAAAAAATAATAAATTATGAAGAGAAGATAACGAAATATAATGTTATACTAGAAGAAAATAAACGGCTTAAGAACAACTTGGGTATCTTGCAGTCTATCGAGTTTTCAGTAGAATATGCCTCTGTAATTTCTAATGATCTTTTAAGTGCTGATATATCTTTTTTGATCGATAAAGGAGAAAGAAATAATATTCATAAAAATAATCCTGTAATTGTTGTCATAAAAGGAAAGCCGGTAATACTAGGGAAAGTAATGGAAGTATATGATGATACAGCTAGAGTAATGACAATATTTAATAAGCAGTTTTATATTCCTGCTAAAATAATGGGTAGTAACAATATTGGGCTCATAAATGGTATGGGTTCTAATCATAACTATTTGTCAATGAGTTATATCCCATACGCTTATAAGAATGACATAAAGATAGGTGATATTGTTGTTTCTTCTTCTTTATCGTTAATTTTCCCGGAAGGATTGAAAATAGGGGTTGTAAAAGAGATAGTTGCTAATGATTATGATTCTTCATTGAAATTATATATTGAACCTTATGCAACTATTGGCCAAATTGAAGATGTATTTATTATAACAAAATCGGTTAAAAAAGATGAGAGAGAAGAATAA
- the rpoD gene encoding RNA polymerase sigma factor RpoD: MADNIMRIEEHPSIKKLLDYASKKGSLTYDDVTELLPEELLDGEKLDEVLAFFENKNIVLSDNDDSQEKKKSKVFLTEKDTSSDDPIRLYLREIGKENLLSAEEEVVLSKQMEEGENIVKSLIQKSGILLSLFFQIAQKIFSKKDPEDMGLSKEELQEFISEKKRLQQAYREPLKKIISQLKQYHEEKKKLIQRGENILQDQKLKEKRQRLLDFLKDIELEQEEVQFLQDKFLDTAKKVREFQDEQIKIERRLGVSSPRELRLLGRGLASSAERENIEETLSMSAEEIKEAIRRFQTTEKKLRSFEIEFEASIDEILSLSKEISYGKELMKTAKDKLIQANLRLVVSIAKKYTNRGLHFFDLVQEGNIGLIKAVEKFEYRKGYKFSTYATWWIRQAITRSISDQARTIRVPVHMIEQINKVQREARQLMQVLGREPTDEEIAERLGWPLSRVKSVKNVSREPISLESPIGEEEDSSVGDFIEDKTAINPSNQTAYALLQRQLKEVLSSLPEREQEVLKMRFGLEDGYSLTLEEVGLYFNVTRERIRQIEAKALRRLRHPKRSRRLKDYLEE; encoded by the coding sequence ATGGCAGATAATATAATGAGAATAGAAGAACACCCTTCTATAAAAAAACTTTTGGATTATGCATCAAAGAAGGGGTCTTTGACCTATGATGATGTAACAGAATTGTTACCGGAAGAGCTCTTGGATGGAGAAAAGTTGGATGAGGTATTAGCATTTTTTGAAAATAAAAATATTGTATTATCCGATAATGATGATTCTCAAGAAAAAAAGAAAAGTAAAGTTTTTTTAACAGAAAAAGATACTTCTTCTGATGATCCTATCAGACTTTATCTAAGAGAAATAGGAAAGGAAAATCTTTTATCTGCAGAAGAAGAGGTTGTATTATCTAAACAAATGGAAGAAGGTGAAAATATTGTCAAGAGTTTGATACAAAAGTCTGGGATTCTGTTATCTCTTTTTTTCCAAATAGCTCAAAAAATATTTTCCAAAAAAGATCCCGAGGATATGGGATTATCAAAAGAAGAACTCCAAGAGTTTATATCTGAAAAAAAACGTTTACAACAAGCTTATAGAGAACCACTAAAAAAAATAATATCACAGTTAAAGCAATATCATGAAGAAAAAAAGAAACTGATTCAACGTGGAGAAAATATACTACAGGATCAAAAACTAAAAGAAAAAAGGCAAAGGCTTCTTGATTTTCTTAAAGATATAGAATTGGAACAAGAAGAGGTGCAATTCCTTCAAGATAAGTTTTTGGATACTGCAAAAAAAGTAAGAGAATTTCAGGATGAACAAATAAAGATAGAAAGAAGACTGGGGGTATCAAGCCCCAGGGAGCTTAGATTGCTCGGTCGGGGGCTTGCTTCTTCTGCTGAAAGGGAAAACATAGAAGAAACTTTGAGTATGAGTGCAGAAGAGATAAAAGAGGCAATAAGAAGGTTTCAGACTACAGAAAAAAAGTTAAGGTCATTTGAAATAGAATTTGAAGCTTCTATCGACGAGATCCTAAGTTTAAGCAAAGAGATAAGTTATGGAAAAGAATTGATGAAAACAGCAAAGGATAAACTTATTCAAGCTAATCTCCGTCTTGTTGTCAGTATCGCTAAAAAATATACAAATAGAGGATTGCATTTCTTTGATCTTGTTCAGGAGGGTAATATAGGACTAATCAAAGCTGTTGAAAAATTTGAATATCGAAAAGGTTATAAATTCTCAACTTATGCCACATGGTGGATAAGACAGGCTATTACAAGATCTATTTCTGATCAGGCTAGAACTATTAGAGTTCCTGTTCATATGATAGAACAGATAAATAAAGTGCAAAGGGAAGCAAGGCAACTTATGCAGGTTCTAGGTCGAGAGCCTACCGATGAGGAAATTGCAGAGAGGTTGGGCTGGCCATTGAGCAGAGTTAAATCTGTGAAAAATGTTTCCAGAGAGCCTATTTCTCTTGAAAGTCCCATTGGAGAAGAGGAAGATTCTAGTGTGGGAGATTTTATTGAGGATAAGACTGCAATTAACCCTTCAAATCAAACTGCTTATGCGCTTCTACAAAGACAACTAAAAGAAGTTCTTTCTTCTCTTCCAGAAAGAGAGCAAGAAGTTTTAAAAATGCGTTTTGGTCTTGAAGATGGATATTCATTGACTTTGGAAGAAGTGGGATTGTACTTTAATGTAACTAGAGAAAGAATAAGACAAATAGAAGCCAAAGCTTTAAGAAGGCTAAGACATCCTAAAAGAAGTAGAAGATTAAAAGATTATCTTGAAGAATAA
- the mrdA gene encoding penicillin-binding protein 2, whose product MGLTVLGRKNNHRLVLLMIFVIILFIIYIFRLFYLQIIAGNWYQNQAKENVNRDIILIPKRGDIFDTNFSVRLATSYESFSLYITPGDVPAGQLEEELVNLSLLLKRDNNFYLDKVKKYNPNTFSPILLDKDLSFSDITRIAENISNFPAISWQKTPIRFYPYGNTYSHLIGYVGEITSTELKTLYNKGYTPGEIIGKTGLEKQYEKILKGKSGKLRRIVDARGQIIDEKINKAPESGKDLIISIDPYIQELSQKALGERNGAVVVLKPVTGELLALYSYPTYDPNLFFNSKTGSMEFKKLSLDPSFPFINRAIQSTFPPASTFKLVMSTAALAEKDITEEETVFCSGSYIYGDRAFNCWVKTGHGVVNLRKAVAQSCDVYFYKLGAEKLGVEKISQYANMFGFGNKTNIDLPGEVAGIVPNPKWKKDRFNYPWLGGDTVNMSIGQGFLAVTPIQMADMIAMIVNNGYIITPHIVKEIKDPVSGYTIESHKPEILTAVNINEEIFIKLKELMRAVITEGTAKSVITTNKVAVAGKTGTGEVGLKDRFVSWFAAYAPYDTKNPNDIVVVVVLVDASNNWEWWAPKAANIIFHGIFTRAKYNDIIDELKRTGAWYLY is encoded by the coding sequence ATGGGTTTAACAGTTTTAGGTAGAAAAAATAACCATCGTCTGGTTCTTCTCATGATTTTTGTGATAATATTATTCATTATATATATTTTTAGATTATTTTATTTACAAATAATTGCAGGTAATTGGTATCAAAATCAAGCGAAAGAAAATGTGAATCGTGATATAATTTTAATTCCTAAAAGGGGAGATATTTTTGATACCAATTTTTCTGTCAGACTTGCTACAAGTTACGAATCTTTTTCTTTATATATTACTCCTGGAGATGTTCCTGCAGGTCAATTGGAAGAAGAGCTTGTTAATCTATCATTGCTTTTAAAAAGAGATAATAACTTTTATCTTGATAAAGTTAAAAAATATAATCCAAACACTTTTTCGCCTATTCTGCTTGATAAAGACTTGTCCTTTTCGGATATTACACGAATAGCTGAAAACATATCCAACTTTCCAGCTATCAGTTGGCAAAAAACACCAATAAGATTTTATCCATACGGTAACACTTATTCTCATCTGATTGGCTATGTCGGAGAAATAACAAGTACAGAACTAAAAACTCTCTATAATAAAGGATATACACCGGGAGAAATTATTGGAAAAACTGGCTTGGAAAAACAATATGAAAAAATTCTTAAAGGCAAATCAGGTAAATTGCGTAGGATTGTAGATGCAAGAGGCCAAATAATTGATGAAAAGATTAATAAAGCTCCAGAAAGTGGAAAAGACTTGATTATCAGTATAGATCCTTATATTCAAGAGCTCAGTCAAAAGGCTCTTGGGGAACGAAATGGTGCTGTTGTTGTTCTAAAACCTGTTACAGGAGAATTATTAGCATTATATTCATATCCAACATATGATCCAAATTTATTTTTTAATTCTAAAACCGGTTCAATGGAATTTAAAAAATTAAGCTTGGATCCCTCCTTTCCATTTATCAATAGAGCTATACAGTCAACTTTCCCTCCTGCTTCAACATTTAAACTTGTTATGTCTACTGCTGCATTGGCAGAAAAAGATATAACGGAAGAAGAGACTGTTTTTTGTTCTGGCTCTTATATTTATGGTGATAGGGCTTTTAACTGTTGGGTAAAAACAGGTCACGGAGTTGTAAACTTAAGAAAAGCCGTGGCTCAATCCTGTGATGTATATTTCTATAAGCTTGGAGCTGAGAAACTTGGTGTTGAGAAAATATCACAATATGCCAATATGTTTGGCTTTGGAAACAAAACAAACATAGATCTTCCCGGAGAGGTGGCAGGTATTGTTCCAAATCCAAAATGGAAAAAAGATAGATTTAATTATCCTTGGCTCGGTGGTGATACCGTAAATATGTCTATTGGTCAGGGATTCTTAGCAGTTACTCCAATTCAAATGGCTGATATGATTGCTATGATAGTTAATAATGGATATATAATTACTCCTCATATTGTAAAGGAAATTAAAGATCCTGTAAGTGGGTATACAATTGAATCTCATAAACCGGAGATACTTACTGCTGTAAACATTAACGAGGAAATATTTATAAAATTAAAAGAACTGATGCGTGCAGTTATTACAGAAGGAACTGCTAAATCCGTTATTACCACAAATAAAGTAGCTGTTGCGGGAAAAACAGGAACAGGAGAAGTCGGACTTAAAGATAGGTTTGTCTCATGGTTTGCTGCGTATGCACCATATGATACAAAAAATCCCAACGATATTGTTGTTGTTGTTGTACTGGTAGATGCAAGTAATAACTGGGAATGGTGGGCACCTAAGGCTGCAAATATTATTTTCCATGGTATTTTTACTAGAGCTAAGTATAATGACATTATAGATGAGTTAAAAAGAACGGGTGCATGGTATTTATACTAG
- the dnaG gene encoding DNA primase: MGVSKEIINQIKDRIDIVEIVGEYTQLSQKGRRYFGICPFHSDTDPSFSVDRENGLFYCFGCHKGGDVFAFLMEAERISFNEALTILAEKASIQIRNVSDAYERNIEKSLEDFNTRTAKLFNYFLINGISGAEKALEYYQSRNLTTDMINKFMLGYCPSKKGWLFNFLLKKGFQKDFLKKCGLFSSKAPDYCLFSDRLVFPIFNTRGIVIGFGGRRLSDNSKFPKYINSPETGIFKKKNSLYGLYQSIDEIKKTNSVVIVEGYFDVIALHQANVKNVVAPLGTAFTIEQANILKRYASDFFFLFDSDSAGLEATYKAGIIAEKIGVNPYCISLPLGEDPASVLEKKGGDSLYSCVIEHFEKKIDVFKYILEKYSKNTILSIRDTKEAVIKKMFGYISSIKSSVRREEFFELLSNVIKIPITVLKDDFYKNFINNDIKSFSSINSYLKFKNSKEKDEMFMMRALCSHPVYFKEIRKFINIDDLVSDWGRRLFILFEESYRTGDMKMEQIIDAIEDSDMKNFILDSIFSEEFDTNTKKIIMDTAKKIKINSLQESIAELTQKLNMEKDDENLKKLLEEQMHLQEELRKLRGKSDGR, translated from the coding sequence ATGGGTGTTTCAAAAGAAATTATAAATCAGATAAAAGATAGAATAGATATTGTTGAGATAGTAGGTGAGTATACTCAACTTTCTCAGAAAGGCAGAAGATATTTCGGCATATGTCCTTTTCATTCTGATACAGATCCTTCGTTTTCTGTAGACAGAGAAAATGGCTTGTTCTATTGTTTTGGTTGCCATAAAGGAGGAGATGTGTTTGCATTTTTAATGGAAGCCGAAAGAATATCTTTTAATGAGGCGCTTACTATTTTGGCCGAAAAGGCCTCCATACAAATTAGAAATGTATCTGATGCTTATGAAAGGAATATTGAAAAATCTTTAGAAGATTTTAATACCAGAACTGCTAAGCTTTTCAATTATTTTCTGATTAATGGTATATCTGGAGCAGAAAAAGCTTTAGAATATTATCAGTCCAGAAACCTTACTACAGATATGATAAATAAATTCATGTTAGGTTATTGTCCTTCTAAAAAAGGGTGGTTATTTAATTTCTTGTTAAAAAAGGGGTTTCAAAAAGATTTTTTAAAAAAATGTGGATTGTTTTCTTCAAAAGCACCAGATTATTGTCTGTTTTCAGATAGATTGGTTTTCCCCATTTTTAACACTAGAGGCATTGTTATAGGTTTTGGAGGAAGAAGATTATCTGATAATAGCAAATTCCCAAAGTATATTAATTCTCCAGAAACTGGGATTTTTAAGAAAAAAAATAGTTTATATGGATTATATCAATCTATAGATGAAATAAAAAAAACAAATTCTGTTGTTATTGTTGAAGGATATTTTGATGTTATAGCATTACATCAGGCCAATGTTAAAAATGTTGTTGCTCCTCTCGGTACAGCTTTTACAATAGAACAGGCCAATATATTAAAAAGATATGCTTCTGATTTTTTCTTTTTGTTTGATTCTGATTCTGCAGGGTTAGAAGCTACGTATAAGGCTGGTATTATTGCTGAGAAAATAGGCGTTAATCCATATTGTATATCTCTTCCTTTGGGAGAAGATCCAGCATCCGTACTTGAAAAAAAAGGAGGGGATAGCTTATACTCATGTGTTATAGAACATTTTGAAAAAAAAATAGATGTTTTTAAATACATCTTGGAAAAATACAGTAAAAATACTATATTATCTATTCGAGATACTAAAGAGGCTGTTATAAAGAAGATGTTTGGGTATATAAGCAGTATAAAATCATCCGTACGCCGAGAAGAATTTTTTGAGCTCCTGTCCAATGTTATAAAAATTCCCATTACTGTTTTAAAAGATGATTTTTATAAAAATTTTATTAATAATGATATAAAATCTTTTTCTTCGATTAATTCGTATTTGAAATTTAAAAATTCGAAAGAAAAAGATGAAATGTTTATGATGAGAGCACTTTGTTCTCATCCTGTTTATTTTAAAGAAATTAGAAAGTTTATTAATATAGACGATCTTGTATCGGATTGGGGAAGACGGTTGTTTATATTGTTTGAAGAATCATATCGTACAGGGGATATGAAGATGGAGCAGATTATAGATGCTATAGAGGATTCCGATATGAAGAATTTTATTCTGGACTCTATCTTTTCAGAAGAATTTGATACTAATACAAAAAAAATAATTATGGATACCGCTAAAAAAATAAAAATTAATTCTTTACAGGAGAGTATAGCTGAGCTTACGCAAAAGCTAAATATGGAAAAGGATGATGAAAATTTGAAAAAGCTCTTAGAGGAACAAATGCACTTGCAAGAAGAATTGAGAAAACTAAGAGGTAAAAGTGATGGCAGATAA
- the mltG gene encoding endolytic transglycosylase MltG: MNRIKFFIAIIIFFVIAISLLMGYGYYLNLPVQSQNNNHILVIVNSGDSAFKVSQKLYENNLIRSPLLFRILTKINNSASLLKQGGYLLSPAMSTYEIYKIILKGENAIVKVTIPEGWTSTRIAELLDKKRLIDSERFLSLITNKKFIKSLGLSSDSLEGYLFPDTYFFSYGQSGEEIITKIIDNFFKKVGTLISHEDIMSKDFYEKLILASIVEREYRLPEEAPLIASVFFNRLERRIPLESCATIDYVLTEERGEKNKLELTYDDLKVESPFNTYKYYGLPPAPISNPGLIAIKAVLYPPKTDFLYFVLKDPAKGKHYFSKTFEEHVRAKFLYLKPYKN; the protein is encoded by the coding sequence ATGAATAGAATAAAATTTTTTATTGCTATTATTATATTTTTTGTTATAGCCATATCCTTGCTAATGGGATATGGCTATTATTTAAACTTGCCGGTACAATCTCAAAATAACAACCATATACTGGTGATAGTTAATTCTGGTGATTCTGCATTTAAAGTGTCTCAAAAATTATATGAAAATAATTTAATCAGAAGCCCTTTACTTTTTAGAATCCTTACAAAGATAAACAACTCTGCCTCTTTATTAAAACAAGGGGGCTATCTATTATCCCCGGCAATGAGTACGTATGAAATATACAAGATTATTTTGAAAGGCGAGAATGCGATTGTAAAAGTTACCATCCCAGAAGGATGGACTAGTACACGGATAGCAGAATTGCTTGATAAAAAAAGATTGATTGATTCTGAAAGATTTTTATCTCTGATCACTAATAAGAAATTTATAAAAAGCTTGGGCTTAAGTTCTGATAGTTTAGAAGGTTATCTATTCCCTGATACTTATTTTTTTTCATATGGACAATCAGGAGAAGAGATAATCACAAAAATAATAGATAATTTTTTTAAAAAGGTTGGGACTTTAATATCTCATGAAGATATTATGTCCAAGGATTTTTATGAAAAATTAATTCTCGCTTCTATAGTAGAGAGAGAATATCGACTTCCCGAGGAGGCTCCGCTTATAGCTTCTGTTTTTTTTAATAGATTAGAAAGGAGAATACCTTTAGAATCATGTGCCACAATTGACTATGTACTTACAGAAGAAAGAGGTGAAAAAAACAAATTGGAATTAACATATGATGATCTAAAAGTTGAATCTCCTTTTAACACTTATAAGTATTATGGACTCCCGCCGGCCCCTATTTCTAATCCTGGTTTGATAGCTATAAAAGCTGTTTTATATCCGCCAAAAACAGATTTTCTGTATTTTGTCTTGAAAGATCCTGCAAAAGGTAAACATTATTTTTCAAAAACATTTGAGGAACATGTTAGAGCAAAATTTCTATATCTAAAACCTTATAAAAATTGA
- a CDS encoding C4-type zinc ribbon domain-containing protein, whose amino-acid sequence MLNTHVLNKLKELQTILSERFILEKEIKQMPQSLTTQQDMLKRLKEDFISKNQKYEYVKNKIKQLTIQLQEAENKRVGIEARMEHLETQREYEAAEKEIAYAKEKENEIRRELQKEEARAKDLEETITREKNVIQSAEDDIKNEESLINEKLAEKQAKLNELMLKEKEITPDLDPDVVFKFSRIIKSKEGIGIVPVIKDVCTGCNILLPREFVNKIRRADEIVFCPHCSRILFFQQIEDEKENLVYESDVFGELSDLVEEDDLFEDELFEEEQLDIYDSEDDIYDSEDIEDDEDDEDDEELKDDDDFVDDDFVDDLDDEEITDDDIEDEI is encoded by the coding sequence ATGCTTAATACCCATGTTTTGAACAAGTTAAAAGAACTTCAGACCATTTTGTCTGAAAGATTCATATTGGAAAAAGAAATAAAACAAATGCCTCAGAGTCTTACAACACAGCAGGATATGTTAAAAAGGTTAAAAGAAGATTTTATTTCTAAGAACCAAAAATATGAGTATGTAAAGAATAAAATAAAACAATTGACAATTCAATTGCAGGAAGCAGAAAATAAGAGAGTTGGAATAGAAGCAAGAATGGAGCATCTTGAAACACAAAGAGAATATGAAGCTGCAGAAAAAGAAATTGCATATGCAAAAGAGAAGGAAAATGAAATAAGGCGTGAGCTACAGAAAGAAGAAGCCAGAGCAAAAGATCTTGAAGAGACGATAACGAGAGAAAAAAATGTTATACAATCTGCGGAAGATGACATAAAGAATGAAGAAAGTCTTATAAATGAAAAACTAGCTGAAAAACAAGCGAAACTTAATGAATTAATGTTAAAAGAAAAAGAAATAACTCCTGATTTGGATCCGGATGTTGTTTTTAAGTTTTCTAGAATCATAAAGAGCAAAGAAGGTATAGGTATAGTGCCTGTCATAAAAGATGTTTGTACTGGTTGTAATATTTTACTCCCTAGAGAATTTGTAAATAAGATAAGAAGAGCTGATGAGATAGTATTTTGCCCCCATTGTTCTAGGATATTGTTTTTTCAACAGATTGAGGATGAAAAAGAAAACTTAGTATATGAGAGTGATGTGTTTGGTGAACTTTCTGATTTGGTAGAGGAAGATGATTTATTCGAAGATGAGCTTTTTGAAGAAGAACAACTTGATATATATGATTCCGAAGATGATATATATGATTCCGAAGATATTGAAGACGATGAAGATGATGAAGATGATGAAGAACTTAAAGATGATGATGATTTTGTAGATGATGATTTTGTAGATGACTTGGACGATGAAGAAATAACAGATGATGATATAGAAGATGAGATCTAA